Proteins from a genomic interval of Verrucomicrobium sp.:
- a CDS encoding type II CAAX endopeptidase family protein — MDDVALPAWLLPVWGALTCLAAWALGRFLRGRPVRTGGVRPFDPPAADLLGFFVFLLAGAVLLGGFWFSGTALAGVLLLWVYREGMPGLRARLGLGWGDLSPAAALGLGLWIAAVISLPLQLFSGAMGALFQAFHWKTPLEPAVDLFLGTHGWRQLVPVVLAALVLAPVAEEVFFRGFLQALFKARFAALGERRGAIAGGLLSALCFAALHAHALTFLPLAAIGLVLALVHEWSGSLLLCIAVHFWFNLSTVLILLSGHTTL; from the coding sequence GTGGACGACGTCGCCCTGCCCGCCTGGCTCCTTCCCGTCTGGGGGGCGCTGACCTGCCTGGCCGCGTGGGCGCTGGGCCGCTTCCTGCGGGGCCGCCCCGTGCGGACCGGCGGCGTCCGCCCCTTCGACCCTCCCGCGGCCGACCTCCTCGGCTTCTTCGTCTTCCTCCTGGCCGGGGCGGTCCTCCTGGGCGGCTTCTGGTTCAGCGGCACCGCGCTGGCGGGCGTCCTCCTCCTCTGGGTCTACCGGGAGGGGATGCCGGGGCTGCGCGCGCGGCTCGGCCTCGGCTGGGGCGACCTCTCCCCCGCCGCCGCCCTGGGCCTGGGCCTCTGGATCGCCGCCGTCATCTCCCTGCCGCTCCAGCTCTTCTCCGGCGCCATGGGCGCCCTCTTCCAGGCCTTCCACTGGAAAACGCCTCTGGAGCCCGCCGTCGACCTCTTCCTAGGCACGCACGGCTGGCGGCAGCTGGTCCCCGTCGTCCTCGCCGCGCTGGTCCTGGCCCCGGTGGCGGAGGAGGTCTTCTTCCGCGGCTTCCTGCAGGCCCTCTTCAAGGCCCGCTTCGCCGCGCTGGGGGAACGGCGCGGCGCGATCGCCGGCGGCCTCCTCTCCGCCCTTTGCTTCGCCGCGCTCCACGCCCACGCCCTCACCTTCCTGCCGCTGGCCGCCATCGGCCTCGTCCTGGCCCTCGTTCACGAGTGGTCGGGCTCCCTCCTCCTTTGCATCGCCGTCCACTTTTGGTTCAATCTCTCCACCGTCCTCATCCTTCTCTCCGGCCATACCACCCTGTGA
- the thiL gene encoding thiamine-phosphate kinase has product MSPLPAEDRLIPLLTRSWKTGGDVRVGPGDDCAVLRLGGKTLLFKTDAVVEGVHFLPATPAPLAGRKALARAVSDVAAMGGRPTHALVTLALPPRTAAARVAGLYKGLSALAEECGVALVGGETTRAPRLLLSISLLGLCAAAPVLRSGGKPGDDLWVTGPLGRNATRAGKNHHLRFTPRLKEGAWLARNRAAHAMMDLSDGLAADLPRLAQASRCGFRLDPALLARAAASGATPAQALQAGEDYELLFAAPPRLRARLERWPFPHAPCRIGALTAPGRGQSPRTLGHGFDHFA; this is encoded by the coding sequence GTGAGCCCGCTCCCCGCCGAAGACCGCCTCATCCCCCTGCTGACCCGCTCCTGGAAAACGGGCGGGGACGTCCGCGTCGGCCCCGGGGACGACTGCGCCGTCCTCCGCCTGGGCGGAAAAACCCTCCTCTTCAAGACCGACGCCGTGGTGGAGGGCGTCCACTTCCTCCCCGCCACGCCCGCGCCGCTGGCCGGGCGCAAGGCGCTGGCCCGCGCGGTGAGCGACGTGGCCGCGATGGGCGGCAGGCCGACCCACGCCCTCGTCACCCTGGCGCTGCCGCCCCGGACCGCCGCCGCGCGCGTCGCCGGGCTCTATAAAGGGCTCTCCGCCCTGGCGGAGGAATGCGGCGTCGCCCTCGTCGGCGGGGAGACGACGCGCGCGCCGCGCCTCCTCCTCTCCATTTCCCTTCTGGGCCTCTGCGCGGCCGCGCCCGTCCTGCGCTCCGGCGGCAAGCCGGGCGACGACCTCTGGGTCACCGGCCCCCTGGGCCGCAACGCCACCCGCGCGGGGAAAAACCACCACCTCCGTTTCACCCCCCGGCTGAAGGAAGGCGCCTGGCTGGCCCGGAACCGCGCCGCGCACGCCATGATGGACTTGAGCGACGGGCTGGCCGCCGACCTTCCCCGGCTGGCCCAGGCCTCCCGCTGCGGCTTCCGCCTGGACCCCGCGCTCCTGGCCCGGGCCGCCGCCTCCGGCGCCACGCCCGCCCAGGCCCTCCAGGCCGGGGAGGATTACGAGCTGCTCTTCGCCGCCCCGCCGCGTCTCCGCGCGCGCTTGGAACGGTGGCCCTTTCCCCACGCCCCCTGCCGCATCGGCGCGCTGACCGCGCCCGGACGGGGGCAATCCCCGCGCACCCTCGGCCATGGATTCGATCATTTTGCCTGA
- the sppA gene encoding signal peptide peptidase SppA, whose protein sequence is MRKSSGCLGILLVLLLAVSLVVNVILFIANKMKGRGVSGPVTFDEDYVSGAASASDKIVLIDLRGLIDSAGSGDYGADLVDDIRLQVEQAARDRDVKGVVLRIDSPGGEVTASDEIYHYISSLRDGGKPVTVYMESIAASGGYYSALGGTYLMANPLSLTGSIGVILETFNVGDLLGKIGVRALVIKSGKMKDLLSPFRPATPEELAYVQGLINETYSRFVGLVAKERKLDEAKLRAGIADGRVLSGAQAKDAGLVDGLGYFEDAVKKEQELCKLQKARLVQYVPPVNYGRLVKGLLASPIGHLKVELPGAATPAALPLRSGKFYYLPASAVGY, encoded by the coding sequence CCGGCTGTCTCGGCATCCTGCTCGTCCTGCTCCTCGCGGTGAGCCTGGTCGTGAATGTCATCCTTTTCATCGCCAACAAGATGAAGGGCCGCGGCGTGAGCGGCCCGGTCACCTTCGACGAGGATTACGTCTCCGGCGCGGCAAGCGCCTCCGACAAGATCGTCCTCATCGACCTGCGCGGCCTGATCGACTCCGCCGGCAGCGGCGACTACGGCGCCGACCTGGTCGACGACATCCGCCTGCAGGTGGAGCAGGCCGCCCGCGACCGCGACGTGAAGGGCGTGGTCCTCCGCATCGACTCCCCCGGCGGCGAGGTGACGGCCAGCGACGAGATCTACCACTACATCTCCTCCCTGCGCGACGGGGGCAAGCCGGTCACCGTCTACATGGAGTCGATCGCGGCCTCCGGCGGCTATTACAGCGCGCTGGGCGGCACCTACCTGATGGCCAACCCCCTCTCCCTCACCGGCTCGATCGGCGTCATCCTGGAGACCTTCAACGTGGGCGACCTCCTGGGGAAGATCGGCGTCCGCGCGCTGGTCATCAAGTCCGGCAAGATGAAGGACCTCCTCTCCCCCTTCCGCCCGGCCACGCCGGAGGAGCTCGCCTACGTCCAGGGGCTCATCAACGAGACCTACAGCCGCTTCGTCGGCCTGGTGGCGAAGGAGCGCAAGCTCGACGAGGCCAAGCTCCGCGCGGGCATCGCCGACGGGCGCGTCCTCTCCGGCGCGCAGGCGAAGGACGCGGGCCTGGTCGACGGCCTCGGCTACTTCGAGGACGCCGTGAAGAAGGAGCAGGAACTCTGCAAGCTCCAGAAAGCCCGCCTGGTCCAGTACGTCCCGCCGGTCAACTACGGCCGCCTGGTGAAGGGCCTCCTGGCCTCCCCCATCGGCCACCTGAAGGTGGAGCTGCCCGGCGCCGCCACACCCGCCGCCCTGCCGCTGCGCAGCGGGAAGTTCTACTACCTGCCCGCATCCGCCGTCGGTTACTAG